A region from the Colwellia sp. PAMC 21821 genome encodes:
- the rplK gene encoding 50S ribosomal protein L11, which translates to MAKKVTALIKLQVAAGAANPSPPVGPALGQHGVNIMEFCKAFNAKTDSLEKGAPVPVVITVYADRSFTFETKTPPAAYLLLKAAGVKSGSGRPNTDKVGTVTTAQLEEIVKTKEADLTAGSMEAAVRTIAGSARSMGLVVED; encoded by the coding sequence ATGGCTAAAAAAGTCACAGCTTTAATCAAGCTACAAGTTGCTGCTGGTGCAGCAAATCCGTCACCACCAGTTGGTCCTGCACTAGGTCAACACGGTGTGAACATCATGGAATTCTGTAAAGCGTTTAACGCAAAAACAGATTCTTTGGAAAAAGGCGCTCCAGTTCCAGTAGTTATTACTGTATATGCTGATCGTTCTTTCACGTTTGAAACCAAAACTCCACCTGCTGCTTACTTACTTCTTAAAGCTGCTGGTGTTAAGAGTGGTTCTGGTCGTCCTAACACTGATAAAGTTGGTACTGTTACTACAGCACAACTTGAAGAAATTGTTAAGACTAAAGAAGCTGATCTTACTGCTGGTTCTATGGAAGCTGCAGTGCGTACCATTGCGGGTTCTGCTCGTTCAATGGGTTTAGTGGTAGAGGACTAA
- the secE gene encoding preprotein translocase subunit SecE, translating into MNASTETEPSGSFDFLKWGVIVLLLAGAVVGNYIFAEQSILVRALAVVAAIVIAGLVAMQTVKGRTAVAFAKESRTEVRKVVWPTRQEAVQTTGIVLVATLIMSLLLWGLDSVLFWVVGLITGLKVG; encoded by the coding sequence ATGAATGCAAGTACTGAAACTGAACCAAGTGGTTCATTTGATTTTTTAAAGTGGGGCGTAATTGTTTTACTTTTAGCTGGCGCAGTTGTCGGTAATTACATTTTTGCTGAACAGTCAATTCTTGTTCGCGCTTTAGCTGTAGTTGCTGCTATTGTTATTGCAGGTCTTGTTGCTATGCAAACAGTTAAAGGTCGTACTGCTGTAGCATTCGCTAAAGAATCTCGTACAGAAGTACGTAAAGTGGTTTGGCCAACACGTCAAGAAGCAGTGCAAACAACGGGTATAGTATTAGTGGCAACATTAATTATGTCTTTATTGCTTTGGGGTTTAGATTCAGTTCTTTTCTGGGTAGTTGGATTAATTACTGGATTAAAAGTAGGTTAA
- a CDS encoding potassium/proton antiporter, whose translation MFFIDQVILLAAVLILLGIISSKLSARLGLPVLVLFLIVGMLAGEDGPGGILFDNAKAAHSLGTLALALILFDGGLQTPLKAIKLVWKPASALATLGVLITGAVTGYAAAYILEIPLLQGMLLGAIVGSTDAAAVFSLLRNAGIHLNGKLKATLEIESASNDPMAIFLTVGLLEVLVNEMKPGSGLLVMFLSQMGLGAVVGLAVGWLSLRLINRIQLVAAGLYPVLVAACGLLSFGITANIGGSGFLAVFITGVVIGNSRFVFQRSTFLFHDGLAWLSQITMFVVLGLLITPTSLLDVWLEGLIIAFVLIFIARPLAVVPILAIFGFNLREITLVSWVGLRGSVPIILAIFPLIFGLPGAALIFNVVFFVVLISATLQGSSLAWMARKLKLTLPPPVTPAATLEITALGDVDADIVEYTLGSTSRAVGYRISQLALPESAVMAMISRDNNIIAPRGSTLLQAEDQLFIVLKPITRAFVDCVFSGEVDGEKNELPAQELMVKGNTHIIDIAHSYNIDITGGAEETLEQVIKSHLIIAPAINAVAELNNVKLYVREMVEERIITVGILVTAGK comes from the coding sequence ATGTTTTTTATTGATCAAGTAATATTGTTGGCCGCAGTGCTTATTTTACTGGGTATCATTTCGAGTAAATTATCAGCCCGTTTAGGCTTACCTGTGCTCGTGCTATTTTTAATCGTCGGGATGTTGGCGGGCGAAGATGGTCCTGGCGGTATTCTTTTCGATAATGCTAAAGCAGCACACTCTTTGGGAACACTCGCATTAGCCTTGATTTTATTTGACGGCGGCCTACAAACCCCCTTAAAAGCAATTAAATTAGTCTGGAAGCCTGCATCAGCCCTCGCTACCTTAGGGGTACTTATTACTGGTGCAGTAACAGGTTACGCTGCAGCATATATTTTAGAAATCCCTTTGCTACAAGGCATGCTCTTAGGTGCCATTGTTGGGTCGACGGATGCTGCTGCCGTTTTCTCCTTATTGCGTAATGCCGGCATTCATTTAAATGGAAAATTAAAAGCTACCCTAGAAATAGAGAGTGCTTCAAACGATCCTATGGCAATATTTCTAACGGTAGGTTTGTTAGAAGTTTTAGTTAACGAGATGAAGCCTGGCTCAGGTTTGTTGGTGATGTTTTTATCACAAATGGGCTTAGGCGCAGTTGTTGGTTTAGCCGTAGGCTGGCTATCATTACGACTTATCAATCGAATTCAGTTAGTGGCGGCAGGGCTATATCCAGTATTAGTAGCAGCTTGTGGCTTACTCTCTTTTGGTATTACTGCAAATATAGGCGGTAGTGGTTTTTTAGCTGTTTTTATTACAGGCGTCGTTATTGGCAACAGCAGATTTGTTTTTCAACGAAGTACTTTTTTATTCCACGATGGCTTAGCGTGGTTAAGCCAAATAACCATGTTCGTTGTGTTGGGCTTATTGATCACGCCCACATCTTTACTTGATGTTTGGCTTGAGGGACTAATCATTGCCTTTGTTTTGATCTTCATCGCCAGACCACTTGCTGTTGTACCAATTTTAGCGATATTTGGTTTTAACCTCCGTGAAATTACCTTGGTCTCTTGGGTAGGGTTACGAGGATCTGTGCCCATTATTCTGGCCATCTTTCCGCTTATATTCGGTTTGCCGGGTGCGGCACTTATTTTCAATGTCGTGTTTTTTGTGGTATTAATTTCGGCGACTTTACAAGGTTCTAGCTTGGCTTGGATGGCAAGAAAGTTAAAGTTAACCTTACCTCCACCAGTGACGCCAGCAGCGACATTAGAAATAACCGCGCTGGGCGATGTCGATGCCGATATTGTTGAATATACTTTAGGCAGCACATCGCGGGCCGTTGGTTATCGTATATCTCAGTTGGCATTACCTGAGAGTGCAGTTATGGCGATGATTTCCCGTGATAATAACATTATCGCACCGCGTGGTTCGACTCTTTTACAGGCGGAAGATCAGTTGTTTATCGTGCTTAAACCTATTACTAGAGCATTTGTCGACTGTGTTTTTTCAGGGGAAGTAGATGGTGAAAAAAATGAGTTACCTGCGCAAGAGTTAATGGTTAAAGGTAATACCCATATCATCGATATAGCACATTCTTATAATATTGATATTACAGGTGGTGCAGAAGAGACTCTTGAACAGGTGATAAAATCTCATCTTATTATTGCACCCGCTATTAATGCCGTTGCGGAACTTAATAATGTTAAATTATATGTTCGAGAAATGGTAGAGGAGCGGATTATTACTGTCGGTATTTTAGTGACAGCTGGAAAATAA
- the rplL gene encoding 50S ribosomal protein L7/L12 has product MSISKDDILNAVAEMSVMDVVALIEAMEEKFGVSAATAVAAAGPAEAAEEKTEFDVVMTSFGEKKVAVIKAVRGATGLGLKEAKDLVESAPKAIKEGVDKAEAEELKKTLEEAGASVEIK; this is encoded by the coding sequence ATGTCTATTTCTAAAGACGATATCCTAAACGCAGTTGCTGAAATGTCAGTAATGGACGTTGTTGCACTAATCGAAGCAATGGAAGAGAAGTTTGGCGTATCTGCTGCAACTGCTGTTGCTGCTGCTGGCCCAGCTGAAGCTGCTGAAGAGAAAACTGAATTTGACGTAGTAATGACTAGCTTCGGCGAGAAGAAAGTTGCTGTAATCAAAGCAGTTCGTGGCGCTACAGGTCTTGGCTTGAAAGAAGCTAAAGATTTAGTTGAATCAGCTCCTAAAGCGATTAAAGAAGGCGTTGACAAAGCTGAAGCTGAAGAGCTTAAGAAAACTCTTGAAGAAGCAGGTGCTTCTGTTGAGATCAAATAA
- the rpoB gene encoding DNA-directed RNA polymerase subunit beta, producing MVYSYSEKKRIRKDFGKSVQVMDYPFLLSIQLESFRKFIDIDPTGETGLEAAFHSIFPIKAYSGSSELQFVSYRLGEPLFDVKECQIRGITYSAPLRVKLRLVVYDKEAAAGTVKDIKEQEVYMGEIPLMTDNGTFVINGTERVIVSQLHRSPGVFFDHDKGKTHSSGKVLYNARVIPYRGSWLDFEFDPKDNLFVRIDRRRKLPASIILRALEYSTEEILDIFYDTTNFTIKGDKLIMDLIPERLRGETATFDIKLPKGDVLVEQGRRITARHIRSLSKEKMKILEVPAEYIVGKVLSKAYIDESTGEVIAEANAEITLELLAELSQAGHKVLSTLYMNEFDVGSYMSDTLRVDNSTNRLEALVEIYRMMRPGEPPTKDAADTLFNNLFFALERYDLSTVGRMKFNRRVGNADDVGTGVLSKEDIISVMKTLIGIRDGKGEVDDIDHLGNRRIRSVGEMAENQFRVGLVRVERAVRERLSLGDLDAIMPQDLINAKPISAAVKEFFGSSQLSQFMDQNNPLSEVTHKRRISALGPGGLTRERAGFEVRDVHPTHYGRVCPIETPEGPNIGLINSLSCYARTNDFGFLETPYRKIVDGLVTDDIDYLSAIEEGNFVIAQTTAAVDADGKLVEGLVACRHKNEFTLMSAEQVQYMDVSPQQIVSVAASLIPFLEHDDANRALMGSNMQRQAVPTLRVDKPLVGTGMEKIVAVDSGVTVVAKRGGVVTYVDASRIVVKVNENEMHAGEAGIDIYNLTKYTRSNQNTCINQRPLCRMAEPVVRGDVLADGPSTDMGELALGQNMRIAFMPWNGYNFEDSMLLSERVATEDRFTTIHIQELTCIARDTKLGSEEITADIPNVGESALSKLDEAGVVYIGAEVNGGDILVGKVTPKGETQLTPEEKLLRAIFGEKAADVKDSSLRVPNSVSGTIIDVQIFTRDGVEKDARAVEIEEMQLKQVKKDLGDEFSILEDGIYARAKKLLLASGLNESDLNSMSRDKWLVQNLADEGQQSELEQIAEQYDNIKADFDKKYEVKRRKITQGADLAPGVLKIVKVYLAVKRRIQPGDKMAGRHGNKGVISNVVPVEDMPYDEHGVPVDVVLNPLGVPSRMNIGQILETHLGMAARGIGEKINRMLEAQLEIHKLREFLKEVYNLGESRQEVDIDSFSDDEIMRLAGNLRAGLPIATPVFDGASEKEIKDLFKLADMPESGQFTLTDGRTGRNFERPVTVGYMYMLKLNHLVDDKMHARSTGSYSLVTQQPLGGKAQFGGQRFGEMEVWALEAYGAAYTLQEMLTVKSDDVNGRTKMYKNLVDGDHRMEPGIPESFNVLLKEIRSLGINIELDQD from the coding sequence ATGGTTTACTCTTACTCTGAAAAGAAACGTATTCGTAAGGACTTTGGTAAAAGTGTGCAAGTAATGGACTATCCATTCTTGTTATCAATCCAACTCGAATCTTTCCGTAAGTTTATTGATATTGATCCAACAGGTGAAACAGGCCTAGAGGCTGCATTTCATTCTATTTTTCCAATTAAAGCTTATTCTGGTAGCTCAGAATTACAATTCGTAAGCTATCGTTTGGGCGAGCCGTTATTTGATGTTAAAGAATGTCAAATCCGCGGTATCACCTACTCTGCGCCATTACGCGTTAAATTACGTTTAGTCGTTTATGATAAAGAAGCGGCGGCAGGCACAGTAAAAGATATCAAAGAACAAGAAGTATACATGGGTGAAATACCATTAATGACTGACAACGGTACGTTTGTCATCAATGGTACTGAGCGTGTTATTGTTTCTCAATTACACCGTTCTCCAGGTGTGTTTTTCGATCATGATAAAGGGAAAACGCATTCTTCAGGTAAAGTGTTATATAACGCTCGCGTTATACCTTACCGTGGTTCATGGTTAGATTTCGAATTTGATCCAAAAGATAACTTATTTGTTCGAATTGACCGTCGTCGTAAATTACCGGCGTCAATCATTTTGCGTGCCTTAGAGTACTCAACTGAAGAAATTTTAGATATCTTCTACGATACGACTAATTTTACGATTAAAGGCGATAAGCTAATAATGGATTTAATTCCAGAACGCTTACGTGGTGAAACAGCTACTTTCGACATAAAACTCCCTAAAGGTGATGTTTTAGTTGAACAGGGTCGTCGTATTACCGCACGTCATATTCGCTCTTTATCAAAAGAGAAAATGAAAATTTTAGAAGTACCTGCAGAGTATATTGTAGGTAAAGTACTATCTAAAGCATACATTGATGAGTCTACTGGTGAAGTAATCGCTGAAGCGAATGCTGAGATTACGCTAGAATTACTAGCTGAATTAAGCCAAGCGGGACACAAAGTACTCTCTACTTTATATATGAACGAATTCGATGTTGGTTCATATATGTCAGACACACTTCGCGTAGATAACTCAACTAACCGCTTAGAAGCACTAGTTGAAATTTACCGTATGATGCGTCCTGGCGAGCCACCGACAAAAGATGCAGCTGATACGTTATTTAATAACTTATTTTTCGCACTAGAACGTTATGACCTATCAACAGTTGGTCGTATGAAGTTCAACCGTCGTGTTGGCAATGCTGATGATGTCGGTACTGGTGTATTATCTAAAGAAGATATCATTTCAGTAATGAAAACTTTGATCGGCATTCGTGACGGTAAAGGTGAAGTTGATGATATCGATCACTTAGGTAACCGTCGTATCCGTTCTGTTGGTGAAATGGCAGAAAACCAATTCCGTGTTGGTTTAGTACGTGTTGAGCGTGCTGTTCGTGAACGTTTAAGTCTTGGTGACTTAGATGCGATCATGCCACAAGATTTAATTAACGCTAAGCCGATTTCTGCTGCCGTTAAAGAATTCTTTGGTTCATCACAATTGTCACAATTTATGGATCAAAACAACCCATTGTCAGAAGTGACGCATAAGCGTCGTATCTCTGCTTTAGGGCCAGGTGGTTTGACACGTGAACGTGCAGGTTTTGAAGTACGTGATGTACATCCAACGCATTATGGTCGTGTTTGTCCAATTGAAACGCCGGAAGGTCCAAACATTGGTTTGATCAACTCGTTATCGTGTTATGCACGTACTAACGATTTCGGTTTCTTGGAAACTCCTTACCGTAAAATTGTTGATGGTTTAGTGACAGATGACATAGATTACCTTTCTGCAATTGAAGAAGGTAATTTCGTTATTGCACAAACTACAGCTGCAGTTGATGCCGATGGTAAATTGGTTGAAGGCTTAGTTGCTTGTCGTCATAAAAACGAATTTACACTAATGTCTGCTGAACAAGTTCAGTATATGGATGTTTCACCACAACAAATCGTTTCAGTAGCGGCATCACTTATTCCGTTCCTAGAACACGATGATGCTAACCGGGCCTTGATGGGCTCGAACATGCAACGTCAAGCTGTACCTACATTAAGAGTGGATAAACCACTTGTTGGTACGGGTATGGAGAAAATTGTTGCGGTTGATTCTGGTGTAACAGTTGTTGCTAAACGTGGCGGTGTTGTTACTTACGTTGATGCTTCACGTATCGTCGTTAAAGTTAATGAAAATGAAATGCACGCTGGTGAAGCGGGTATTGATATTTATAACTTAACTAAATACACCCGTTCAAACCAAAATACTTGTATCAACCAACGTCCATTGTGTCGTATGGCTGAGCCTGTAGTTCGTGGTGATGTTTTAGCAGATGGTCCTTCTACAGATATGGGTGAATTGGCACTTGGCCAAAACATGCGTATCGCTTTCATGCCTTGGAATGGTTACAACTTTGAAGATTCAATGTTGTTATCTGAGCGTGTAGCTACAGAAGATCGTTTCACTACGATTCATATTCAAGAATTAACTTGTATCGCTCGTGATACTAAACTTGGCAGTGAAGAAATTACTGCTGATATTCCAAATGTTGGCGAATCTGCATTATCTAAATTAGATGAAGCGGGTGTTGTTTACATTGGAGCTGAAGTTAATGGTGGCGACATCTTAGTGGGTAAAGTTACTCCTAAAGGTGAAACACAATTAACACCAGAAGAAAAACTTTTACGTGCAATCTTTGGTGAAAAAGCCGCTGATGTTAAAGACAGCTCTTTACGTGTCCCTAACTCAGTGTCTGGTACTATCATCGATGTACAAATCTTCACCCGTGACGGTGTAGAAAAAGATGCTCGTGCTGTTGAAATCGAAGAAATGCAACTTAAACAAGTTAAGAAAGACTTGGGTGATGAGTTCAGTATTTTAGAAGATGGTATATACGCTCGTGCGAAGAAATTGTTATTAGCGTCAGGTTTAAATGAATCTGATCTAAACAGTATGTCTCGTGATAAGTGGTTAGTTCAAAACTTGGCTGATGAAGGTCAACAGTCAGAGCTTGAACAAATCGCTGAACAATACGACAACATTAAAGCAGACTTTGATAAGAAGTATGAAGTTAAGCGTCGTAAAATCACTCAAGGTGCTGATTTAGCGCCAGGCGTATTGAAAATAGTTAAAGTTTACTTAGCTGTTAAACGTCGTATCCAGCCAGGTGATAAAATGGCCGGTCGTCATGGTAACAAAGGTGTTATTTCAAACGTAGTACCTGTTGAAGACATGCCTTACGATGAGCACGGTGTTCCAGTTGATGTTGTACTTAACCCGTTGGGTGTACCATCACGAATGAACATTGGTCAGATCCTAGAAACACATTTAGGTATGGCAGCGCGTGGTATTGGTGAGAAAATTAACCGTATGTTGGAAGCTCAATTAGAAATTCACAAATTACGTGAATTCTTAAAAGAAGTTTACAACTTAGGTGAGTCTCGCCAAGAAGTTGATATTGATTCATTCTCTGATGATGAAATTATGCGCTTAGCAGGTAACTTACGTGCAGGTCTTCCAATTGCTACTCCAGTATTTGATGGTGCAAGTGAGAAAGAGATTAAAGACTTATTTAAACTTGCTGATATGCCTGAAAGTGGTCAATTTACGCTTACTGATGGCCGTACTGGTCGTAACTTTGAGCGTCCTGTGACTGTTGGTTACATGTATATGTTGAAACTGAACCATTTAGTTGATGACAAAATGCATGCGCGTTCTACGGGTTCATACTCGCTAGTAACGCAACAGCCTCTTGGTGGTAAAGCACAGTTTGGTGGTCAGCGTTTCGGTGAGATGGAAGTATGGGCACTTGAAGCATACGGTGCCGCTTATACCTTGCAAGAAATGCTAACGGTTAAATCTGATGATGTTAACGGTCGTACTAAGATGTATAAAAACTTAGTTGACGGTGATCATCGTATGGAACCGGGCATCCCTGAATCATTCAACGTATTGTTGAAAGAAATTCGTTCGTTGGGTATCAACATCGAATTAGATCAGGACTAG
- the tuf gene encoding elongation factor Tu, whose protein sequence is MAKAKFERNKPHVNVGTIGHVDHGKTTLTAAISAVLTKVHGGEVKDFAQIDNAPEERERGITINTSHIEYDTEVRHYAHVDCPGHADYIKNMITGAAQMDGAILVVAATDGPMPQTREHILLSRQVGVPYIIVFMNKCDVVDDDELLELVEMEVRELLSEYDFPGDDLPVIQGSALGALQGDEKWEAKIIELADQLDTYIPEPERAIDGAFIMPIEDVFSISGRGTVVTGRVERGIVKVGDSVEVVGIRDTQTSTCTGVEMFRKLLDEGRAGENCGVLLRGLKREDVERGQVLCQPGSILPHTKFESEVYVLSKDEGGRHTPFFKGYRPQFYFRTTDITGAVELPEGVEMVMPGDNLKFVVELINPVAMDEGLRFAIREGGRTVGAGVVSKIIA, encoded by the coding sequence ATGGCTAAAGCAAAATTTGAACGTAATAAACCGCACGTTAACGTTGGTACTATTGGTCACGTCGATCACGGTAAAACAACACTAACAGCCGCTATCTCTGCGGTATTAACTAAAGTACACGGTGGTGAAGTTAAAGACTTCGCACAAATCGATAATGCTCCTGAAGAGCGTGAGCGTGGTATTACTATTAATACTTCTCACATCGAGTACGATACAGAAGTTCGTCACTACGCCCACGTAGATTGTCCTGGCCATGCTGATTACATCAAAAACATGATCACGGGTGCTGCACAAATGGATGGTGCTATCTTAGTAGTTGCTGCTACAGATGGTCCTATGCCACAAACACGTGAGCACATCTTGTTATCACGTCAAGTTGGCGTTCCTTACATCATCGTATTCATGAACAAATGTGATGTTGTAGATGACGACGAATTACTTGAATTAGTAGAAATGGAAGTTCGTGAACTTCTTTCTGAATATGACTTCCCAGGTGATGATTTACCGGTAATTCAAGGTTCAGCACTTGGCGCTCTTCAAGGCGACGAGAAATGGGAAGCTAAAATCATTGAACTTGCTGACCAATTAGATACATACATTCCAGAGCCAGAGCGTGCAATCGACGGTGCATTCATCATGCCTATCGAAGATGTATTCTCAATTTCAGGTCGTGGAACGGTTGTAACAGGTCGTGTTGAACGTGGTATCGTTAAAGTTGGCGATTCAGTAGAAGTTGTTGGTATCCGTGATACACAAACATCGACTTGTACAGGTGTTGAAATGTTCCGTAAGCTTCTTGACGAAGGTCGTGCTGGCGAGAACTGTGGTGTTCTTTTACGTGGTCTTAAGCGTGAAGACGTAGAACGTGGTCAAGTTTTATGTCAACCTGGTTCAATTTTACCTCACACTAAATTCGAATCTGAAGTATACGTGTTAAGTAAAGATGAAGGTGGTCGTCATACGCCATTCTTCAAAGGATACCGTCCACAGTTTTACTTCCGTACAACAGATATCACAGGTGCTGTAGAGCTTCCTGAAGGTGTTGAAATGGTAATGCCAGGCGACAACTTAAAGTTTGTTGTAGAGCTTATCAACCCAGTAGCGATGGACGAAGGTTTACGCTTCGCTATCCGTGAAGGTGGTCGTACTGTTGGTGCTGGTGTTGTATCTAAAATCATCGCTTAA
- the rplJ gene encoding 50S ribosomal protein L10: MAINLDDKKAIVAEVQEAANGAQSAVVADSRGVSVEAITVLRKQARENGVWMKVIRNTLARRALQGTDFECVSDTLVGPSLIAFSNEHPGAAARLFTDFAKTNEKFELKAAAFEGNAVDVNMLAKLPTYDEAIARLMSAMKEASAGKLVRTIAAVRDQKEQEAA, encoded by the coding sequence ATGGCTATCAATCTTGATGACAAAAAAGCAATTGTTGCTGAAGTTCAAGAAGCTGCCAATGGCGCTCAATCAGCTGTAGTCGCGGATTCACGCGGTGTTTCAGTTGAAGCAATTACTGTATTACGTAAGCAAGCACGTGAAAACGGCGTATGGATGAAAGTTATCCGTAACACGTTAGCACGTCGTGCATTACAAGGTACTGACTTTGAATGTGTTTCTGACACATTAGTTGGTCCATCATTAATTGCATTTTCAAACGAGCATCCAGGTGCAGCAGCACGTTTATTCACAGATTTCGCTAAAACTAACGAAAAATTTGAATTAAAAGCAGCAGCATTTGAAGGTAACGCAGTAGACGTAAACATGTTAGCTAAGCTACCTACTTACGACGAAGCAATTGCACGTTTAATGAGCGCTATGAAAGAAGCATCTGCAGGCAAACTTGTCCGCACAATTGCTGCAGTACGCGATCAGAAAGAGCAAGAAGCTGCTTAA
- the rplA gene encoding 50S ribosomal protein L1 gives MTKLSKRTRLIREKVDVLKEYDIAEAIALLKELATAKFRESVDVAVNLGIDARKSDQNVRGATVLPNGTGRDVRVAVFTQGANADKAKEAGADIVGMEDLAEQVKAGKMDFDVVIATPDAMRVVGQLGQILGPRGLMPNPKVGTVTPDVVTAVNNAKAGQIRYRNDKNGIIHTTIGKADFDDAKLQENLESLLEALKKAKPANAKGQYIKKISVSTTMGAGVAVNQASLTV, from the coding sequence ATGACTAAATTATCAAAACGCACTCGTCTTATCCGTGAAAAAGTAGACGTATTAAAAGAATATGACATCGCTGAAGCTATCGCTTTACTTAAAGAGCTAGCTACTGCTAAATTCCGCGAAAGCGTAGATGTTGCAGTAAACCTTGGCATAGATGCTCGTAAATCTGATCAAAACGTTCGTGGCGCTACTGTGTTACCAAACGGTACTGGTCGTGATGTACGTGTTGCTGTATTTACACAAGGCGCTAACGCTGATAAAGCGAAAGAAGCCGGTGCAGACATCGTAGGTATGGAAGACTTAGCAGAGCAAGTTAAAGCCGGTAAAATGGATTTTGACGTTGTAATCGCTACACCAGACGCTATGCGTGTTGTTGGTCAACTAGGTCAGATTTTAGGTCCACGTGGTCTAATGCCTAACCCGAAAGTTGGTACAGTTACACCTGACGTTGTTACTGCTGTAAATAACGCTAAAGCGGGTCAAATTCGCTACCGCAATGACAAAAACGGTATCATCCATACTACTATTGGTAAGGCTGATTTCGACGATGCTAAATTGCAGGAAAACCTTGAGTCATTATTGGAAGCGCTTAAAAAAGCAAAACCAGCTAATGCTAAAGGCCAGTACATTAAGAAAATTTCTGTTTCAACTACTATGGGTGCCGGCGTTGCCGTTAACCAAGCTAGCTTGACAGTATAG
- a CDS encoding type III pantothenate kinase yields MRLLVDVGNTQVKYVFQATEDTSTLSDIVYLDYQSFQAQLSQGKFSEVSAVILANVHGNAVHDSIEKWAALNNIAFVQVHSTAKAFGVTSSYLQPERLGVDRWLAMIGAKQIYPQQNLLIIDAGTATTVDVLDANGQHCGGWIMPGVQTLFDSLLTRTSKIIATPKTSASLSFGMNSSNCLNHGSWAMTIGAIKEAIIQANSQLILDKVLITGGNGQAIANLMTDTCQLEPKLVFHGLSCFQVS; encoded by the coding sequence ATGAGACTGTTAGTTGATGTTGGTAATACTCAAGTAAAATATGTCTTTCAAGCGACAGAGGATACTTCAACACTCTCTGATATTGTCTACCTTGATTATCAATCATTCCAAGCGCAATTGTCACAAGGAAAATTTTCAGAAGTCAGCGCCGTTATCCTTGCCAACGTTCATGGAAACGCAGTACACGATTCGATAGAAAAGTGGGCAGCCCTTAATAACATTGCCTTTGTGCAAGTACACAGTACGGCAAAAGCATTTGGTGTAACATCCTCCTATCTACAGCCTGAGCGGCTAGGCGTTGATCGTTGGTTGGCTATGATAGGGGCGAAGCAAATATACCCACAACAAAACCTACTCATTATTGATGCCGGTACTGCAACAACGGTTGATGTTTTGGATGCAAACGGTCAGCATTGTGGCGGCTGGATAATGCCCGGTGTGCAAACTCTTTTTGATAGTTTATTAACGCGGACGAGTAAAATTATTGCTACGCCCAAAACTAGCGCTAGTCTGTCATTTGGTATGAACAGCTCAAATTGTTTAAATCATGGTAGTTGGGCGATGACTATAGGCGCAATAAAAGAAGCCATTATTCAAGCAAATAGCCAGTTGATACTAGACAAAGTGTTGATCACAGGTGGTAATGGGCAAGCAATTGCAAATTTAATGACTGATACTTGCCAGCTAGAGCCTAAGCTAGTATTTCACGGTTTAAGTTGTTTTCAAGTCAGTTAA
- the nusG gene encoding transcription termination/antitermination protein NusG — MTEEITITDTPEKNNNPKLRWYVVQAFSGYEGRVQKTLLEHIGIHGLEEKFGEILVPTEEVIEMRAGQKRKSARKFFPGYVLVHMELDDESWHLVKSVPRVLGFIGGTKERPAAITQKEADRILQRLEDTDKPKPKTLFEPGEVVRVIDGPFADFNGVVEELDYEKNRIKVSVLIFGRSTPVDLEFGQVEKG, encoded by the coding sequence ATGACTGAAGAAATTACAATTACAGATACGCCTGAAAAAAACAATAATCCTAAATTACGTTGGTATGTAGTACAAGCGTTCTCTGGTTACGAAGGTCGTGTACAAAAAACATTACTAGAGCATATTGGCATTCATGGCTTAGAAGAAAAGTTTGGCGAAATTTTAGTGCCAACTGAAGAAGTTATTGAAATGCGTGCTGGGCAAAAGCGCAAAAGCGCTCGTAAATTTTTCCCAGGCTATGTATTAGTTCATATGGAATTAGACGATGAGTCGTGGCATTTAGTTAAAAGTGTGCCACGAGTATTAGGCTTTATTGGTGGTACTAAAGAAAGACCGGCTGCTATTACACAAAAAGAAGCTGATAGAATTTTACAGCGTCTAGAAGATACAGATAAGCCTAAACCTAAAACATTATTTGAGCCAGGCGAAGTGGTACGTGTTATTGACGGTCCATTTGCTGACTTTAACGGTGTTGTTGAAGAGCTGGACTACGAGAAAAACCGTATTAAAGTATCGGTGCTTATTTTTGGTCGTTCAACACCTGTTGATTTGGAATTTGGTCAAGTCGAAAAAGGCTAG